A portion of the Pseudomonas sp. GR 6-02 genome contains these proteins:
- a CDS encoding metal ABC transporter solute-binding protein, Zn/Mn family yields MTVSMKHRALWRRCIALLLLIPAIALASPAPSSGKKLKIGVTLHPYYSFVANIVGDRAEVVALIPAEANPHNYQPQPDDITRAMNIDVLVVNGIGHDEWAFQIIKAAGRGATLPIIQANASVALIPIGGGQDGVKVVNPHTFVSTTAAIQQVFEITRRLGELDPDNAAAYRQNALAYAARIRALRAGFMTRFAALDLSSFRCATTHAGYDYMMQEFGLFVSAVIEPRHGVAPTARQLANTIDAIKKANVRVLFAEKNFSLDLAKPIEAATGVKVFALSHITGNTYSPDEFEVAMRENLETLAEAVEFTQR; encoded by the coding sequence ATGACCGTTTCTATGAAACACCGCGCACTGTGGCGCCGATGCATCGCGCTATTGCTGCTGATACCCGCCATCGCACTCGCCAGCCCGGCTCCCTCTTCGGGCAAGAAGCTCAAGATCGGCGTCACACTGCATCCCTACTACAGCTTCGTGGCAAATATCGTTGGAGATCGGGCGGAAGTCGTTGCGCTCATCCCGGCGGAAGCGAATCCGCACAACTACCAGCCGCAGCCCGATGACATCACCCGCGCGATGAATATCGATGTTCTGGTCGTCAACGGCATCGGACACGATGAATGGGCCTTCCAGATCATCAAGGCCGCTGGCCGCGGGGCGACCCTGCCGATCATCCAGGCCAATGCCTCGGTTGCGCTCATTCCAATCGGCGGCGGCCAGGACGGCGTCAAGGTGGTCAATCCGCATACCTTCGTATCCACCACGGCAGCGATACAACAGGTCTTCGAGATCACTCGCCGGTTGGGGGAACTGGACCCGGACAACGCTGCGGCGTATCGACAAAACGCCCTGGCGTATGCCGCGCGTATCCGGGCGCTAAGGGCCGGCTTCATGACCCGTTTCGCCGCGCTGGATTTGTCTTCCTTCCGGTGCGCGACAACGCACGCTGGCTACGACTACATGATGCAAGAGTTCGGCCTGTTCGTGAGTGCGGTGATCGAGCCGCGTCACGGCGTCGCGCCGACTGCGCGCCAGTTGGCCAACACCATCGACGCGATCAAGAAGGCCAATGTGCGTGTGCTTTTTGCCGAGAAGAATTTCTCCCTCGACCTGGCCAAGCCTATCGAGGCAGCCACCGGCGTGAAGGTGTTCGCGCTGTCTCACATCACCGGTAATACCTACAGCCCGGACGAATTCGAGGTGGCGATGCGTGAAAACCTCGAGACCTTGGCCGAAGCCGTTGAGTTTACGCAGCGATGA
- a CDS encoding DUF6644 family protein — MDIQPTLQALQDTSVATFIRESGSAFPTLESVHVIGIALVFGTIAVVDLRLLGVASHRRSALRLIKGLLPFTWVAFVACVITGLLMFAANATTYAENTAFLCKMGVLLLAGLNMGVFHLGVFRRIAEWDTTLTPPSQARVAGFSSLALWAGVVFLGRWIAFL, encoded by the coding sequence ATGGACATTCAACCAACACTACAAGCCCTCCAGGACACCTCTGTCGCCACCTTCATCCGAGAGTCGGGCTCCGCTTTTCCAACCCTTGAATCGGTGCATGTGATCGGCATCGCCCTTGTGTTCGGGACCATCGCCGTCGTCGATTTGCGTCTGCTCGGCGTTGCCTCCCATCGCCGCAGCGCGCTACGGCTGATAAAAGGTTTGCTGCCGTTCACCTGGGTCGCTTTCGTGGCTTGCGTGATCACCGGCCTGCTCATGTTCGCCGCCAATGCCACGACCTATGCCGAGAACACCGCGTTCTTGTGCAAGATGGGCGTGTTACTGCTGGCGGGGCTCAACATGGGGGTATTCCATTTGGGCGTCTTTCGCCGCATTGCCGAATGGGACACAACGCTAACGCCTCCCAGCCAGGCGCGTGTCGCAGGGTTCAGTTCGTTGGCATTGTGGGCGGGCGTGGTGTTCCTCGGCCGCTGGATCGCGTTTCTCTGA
- a CDS encoding metal ABC transporter ATP-binding protein, producing MNAMKEEQAMRGPAIVFDNVSLQLGGTQVLDKVSFRVEAGALHCLVGPNGGGKTSLVRALLGQMPHSGTVRFEGEVTTPMGYVPQLPDFDRNVPMTVNDIMALLGQRRPAFLGSSRSAKAANAQALERTGVAGMGAKPFGSLSGGQRQRVLLAQAISPAPWLLILDEPTAGIDEPGVRLVEALVAELNGRGVTILWINHDLEQVRRIAQSVTVINRRVLFHGSPDQVAYPLEATQ from the coding sequence ATGAACGCGATGAAAGAGGAACAAGCGATGCGCGGCCCCGCCATAGTGTTCGATAACGTCTCCCTGCAACTGGGAGGTACGCAAGTGCTCGACAAAGTGAGCTTCCGGGTAGAAGCCGGTGCGCTGCACTGCCTGGTAGGCCCGAACGGCGGCGGCAAGACTTCACTGGTGCGTGCGCTGCTGGGCCAGATGCCGCATTCAGGGACGGTCCGGTTCGAAGGCGAGGTCACGACACCCATGGGGTATGTCCCGCAATTGCCGGACTTCGACCGCAACGTGCCGATGACGGTCAACGACATCATGGCCCTTCTCGGTCAACGCAGGCCGGCCTTCCTGGGCTCAAGCCGATCTGCCAAGGCGGCCAATGCCCAAGCACTGGAGCGCACCGGCGTGGCCGGAATGGGCGCAAAACCTTTTGGCAGCCTGTCCGGTGGCCAGCGTCAGCGAGTGCTGCTGGCCCAGGCGATCAGCCCGGCGCCCTGGCTACTGATCCTTGACGAACCGACCGCCGGCATCGACGAACCGGGTGTGCGACTGGTGGAGGCGCTGGTGGCCGAGCTGAACGGCCGCGGCGTCACCATCCTCTGGATCAACCATGACCTGGAACAAGTCAGGCGCATCGCGCAATCGGTGACCGTTATCAACCGGCGGGTGCTGTTCCATGGTTCGCCCGACCAGGTCGCCTACCCTCTGGAGGCTACCCAATGA
- a CDS encoding DUF6162 family protein — protein sequence MPCDHANSAIKVVRPVSGRWESLALLLAALAVIASVAGYITLRPQKVGPPITLSWQVRSFDGLGAVDQAIHSALLPAGEEIIWFNNDTGGWITLERAQKILLPPFYRDAFWKTNGEVQWQLILPGTHLPHAASGDVHADAPVTPPDQTANKVSQATQGQGATVYYGSGGRAPGQSAYLLVIGHAHAGVMWANQATIWVHRDPNAPYPGIVKPESLVGDGWRQVIPYNGASEVERVKGTQP from the coding sequence ATGCCCTGCGATCACGCAAACAGCGCAATCAAGGTGGTGCGCCCGGTATCCGGCCGATGGGAATCGCTGGCACTGTTGCTTGCGGCCCTGGCAGTCATCGCCAGCGTGGCAGGCTATATAACGCTGCGCCCCCAGAAAGTCGGCCCACCGATAACCTTGAGCTGGCAGGTGCGTTCCTTCGATGGCCTGGGTGCGGTCGATCAGGCGATTCACAGCGCTCTGCTGCCGGCCGGTGAAGAAATCATCTGGTTCAACAACGATACCGGCGGCTGGATCACGCTGGAACGTGCGCAGAAAATCTTGCTGCCGCCCTTCTACCGTGACGCCTTCTGGAAGACCAATGGCGAGGTGCAGTGGCAATTGATTCTGCCTGGCACTCACCTGCCGCATGCCGCTTCCGGCGACGTGCACGCCGATGCGCCTGTCACCCCGCCGGACCAGACCGCCAACAAGGTGTCGCAAGCCACCCAGGGCCAGGGCGCTACGGTCTATTACGGCTCGGGCGGCCGCGCGCCGGGCCAGAGCGCCTACCTGCTCGTCATCGGTCACGCGCATGCCGGTGTCATGTGGGCCAACCAAGCGACGATCTGGGTCCACCGCGACCCGAACGCGCCCTACCCTGGCATCGTCAAGCCCGAATCGCTGGTCGGCGATGGCTGGCGCCAGGTCATCCCTTACAACGGTGCCAGCGAAGTCGAACGCGTAAAAGGAACCCAGCCATGA